A single Anopheles funestus chromosome 2RL, idAnoFuneDA-416_04, whole genome shotgun sequence DNA region contains:
- the LOC125760615 gene encoding uncharacterized protein LOC125760615: MFNTMIVSQIIILNVLNLYAIVPVIAETIKYFKIDRITNCEPADQFPVTLLPDYNINNKPNENSFNCTLRIKEEIEGPLKVRNHFLSGSNWIFKSIFYPLQYQANIKRCEMDLSKCEFFNTIETDELCDYFKDAGFKERFLNSVSQSIMCPIKAGDYQFTNTKWDMSAIVNLPGSAYRWNIVTKLTQMATGRTVYCIEMMARIVVIRKKANRI; this comes from the coding sequence ATGTTTAACACTATGATTGTCTCGCAGATTATTATACTGAACGTGTTGAATTTGTATGCGATTGTTCCAGTCATCGCAGAAACTATCAAGTACTTTAAAATAGACCGTATAACTAACTGTGAACCCGCCGATCAGTTTCCCGTTACATTGTTACCAGATTacaacataaacaacaaacccaaTGAGAATTCGTTCAACTGCACACTTCGCATAAAGGAAGAAATTGAAGGTCCTCTGAAGGTAAGGAATCATTTCTTGTCTGGAAGTAACTGGATTTTCAAGAGCATTTTCTACCCTCTCCAGTACCAAGCAAACATCAAACGCTGTGAGATGGACCTATCAAAGTGTGAATTTTTTAACACGATCGAAACGGATGAACTTTGCGATTACTTTAAGGATGCTGGATTTAAAGAACGTTTTCTAAACAGCGTGTCGCAGTCAATTATGTGTCCGATAAAAGCAGGAGATTACCAGTTTACCAACACCAAGTGGGATATGTCGGCGATCGTCAACCTGCCGGGTAGTGCATACCGATGGAATATTGTTACCAAACTGACTCAAATGGCGACTGGACGAACAGTTTACTGTATCGAAATGATGGCAAGAATTGTGGTGATCAGAAAGAAAGCTAATCGAATCTAG
- the LOC125760618 gene encoding uncharacterized protein LOC125760618 — protein MENSAATLSQVKVFGKPDAIELSAILDVVQEIEPPVHLQLFVKRCNLQKEGCETYEHISMEDICSKIESNPILHRYMDIFTPALSCPLKKGRYVAEKSELKLQMLEMFPIENAFWQMEFRFLNKHNQTMQCDYVEIAVTDKQ, from the exons ATGGAGAACTCTGCGGCAACCCTGAGCCAGGTGAAAGTGTTTGGCAAACCGGACGCCATCGAGCTGAGCGCCATCTTGGATGTGGTGCAGGAAATAGAACCACCCGTCCATCTACAGCTCTTTGTGAAACGATGCAACCTTCAAAAGGAAGGCTGCGAAACGTATGAACACATCTCCATGGAAGACATATGCTCGAAAATCGAGAGCAACCCGATACTGCATAGATATATGGACATCTTTACACCTGCACTAAGCTGTCCCTTGAAAAAG GGACGTTATGTGGCAGAAAAGTCGGAGCTAAAGCTACAGATGTTGGAGATGTTCCCGATCGAGAATGCGTTCTGGCAGATGGAATTCCGTTTTCTGAACAAACATAACCAAACCATGCAGTGTGATTATGTCGAAATCGCTGTGACAGACAAACAGTAA